The following proteins are encoded in a genomic region of Thioclava nitratireducens:
- a CDS encoding FAD-binding domain-containing protein produces the protein MTAAEPLPCFAATRAAGEERLARFTPRMGAAYAQGRNFDHGAGRHRDVSQLSPYLRRRLVLERDAVARALDAHGAKAAEKFVQEVLWRGYFKGWMEHRPAIWMRYRDGLAHDLATLEESPQLAARVNDAEAGRSGIACFDAWATELRETGYLHNHARMWFASIWIFTLRLPWRIGADFFYRNLLDGDPASNTLSWRWVAGLHTRGKFYAAEAANIARYTGGRFAPDPAQFAAVSAGLEVQEPEGLPPVAPLRAPRAPQPGLPTALLITEEDCRVEDFDLGALDLRGVATVSASHLRSPRAVAEHVARFERDALADATVRSGISEGRPMGADDLAVLVEWALSLGAKQIVTPFIPVGPLGDWRERADAALGQHGIALCEVNRDWDRAIWPHATAGFFKIKKKLPRILEELDLT, from the coding sequence GTGACTGCAGCCGAGCCTTTGCCATGTTTCGCCGCCACCCGCGCTGCGGGCGAAGAGCGCCTCGCGCGCTTCACGCCGAGGATGGGCGCGGCTTACGCGCAGGGGCGCAATTTCGATCACGGGGCCGGTCGGCACAGGGATGTCTCGCAACTCTCTCCCTATCTGCGCCGCCGTCTTGTGCTGGAGCGGGATGCGGTGGCGCGGGCACTGGACGCGCATGGGGCAAAAGCTGCCGAGAAATTCGTGCAGGAGGTTCTCTGGCGAGGCTATTTCAAAGGCTGGATGGAGCATCGTCCGGCAATCTGGATGCGCTATCGCGACGGCTTGGCGCACGACCTCGCGACTCTCGAGGAGAGCCCCCAGCTAGCGGCGCGTGTGAACGACGCCGAGGCGGGACGCAGCGGTATCGCCTGTTTCGACGCATGGGCGACAGAGCTGCGCGAGACCGGTTATCTGCACAACCACGCCCGGATGTGGTTCGCCTCGATCTGGATTTTCACGCTTCGGCTGCCGTGGCGGATCGGGGCGGATTTCTTCTATCGCAACCTGCTCGATGGCGATCCGGCCTCGAACACGCTCAGCTGGCGCTGGGTGGCGGGGCTGCATACGCGGGGCAAGTTCTATGCCGCCGAAGCTGCCAATATCGCGCGCTATACCGGCGGGCGGTTCGCGCCCGATCCCGCACAATTTGCGGCGGTGAGTGCTGGGCTGGAGGTGCAAGAGCCAGAGGGGCTGCCCCCGGTCGCCCCGTTACGCGCGCCGCGCGCCCCGCAGCCGGGGCTGCCCACGGCGCTTCTGATTACCGAGGAAGACTGCCGCGTCGAGGATTTCGATCTGGGCGCGCTCGACCTGCGCGGGGTGGCGACCGTCAGCGCAAGCCATCTGCGCTCGCCGCGCGCGGTGGCCGAACATGTCGCCCGGTTCGAGCGTGACGCGCTCGCCGATGCTACGGTTCGCTCAGGAATCTCTGAAGGGCGGCCCATGGGGGCCGACGATCTGGCCGTGCTCGTGGAATGGGCGCTAAGCCTTGGTGCCAAGCAGATCGTCACGCCCTTTATCCCGGTCGGCCCGCTTGGCGACTGGCGGGAGAGGGCGGACGCGGCGCTGGGCCAGCACGGTATTGCGCTGTGCGAGGTCAATAGGGATTGGGATCGCGCTATCTGGCCCCATGCCACGGCCGGTTTCTTCAAGATCAAGAAGAAGCTCCCGCGCATCCTCGAGGAGCTCGACCTGACCTGA
- a CDS encoding (R)-mandelonitrile lyase, translating into MKIIRSGTNASMQGPEDWFTGTVRVDPLFQAEEPGRTSGSHVTFEPGARTAWHTHPAGQTLIVTFGRGRVQREGGPVEEISQGDVVWFPADEKHWHGASSETAMSHIAIQESIDGSPVTWLEKVADEDYNG; encoded by the coding sequence ATGAAGATCATTCGCTCCGGCACCAACGCCTCGATGCAGGGCCCCGAAGACTGGTTCACCGGCACCGTCCGCGTCGACCCGCTGTTTCAGGCCGAAGAGCCCGGCCGCACCTCGGGCAGCCATGTCACATTCGAGCCCGGCGCGCGCACCGCGTGGCATACCCACCCGGCGGGCCAGACCCTGATCGTCACCTTCGGGCGCGGCCGCGTCCAGCGCGAAGGCGGCCCCGTCGAAGAGATCAGCCAGGGCGATGTCGTCTGGTTCCCGGCAGACGAAAAGCACTGGCACGGCGCCTCGTCCGAGACCGCGATGAGCCATATCGCGATTCAGGAGAGCATCGACGGCTCGCCGGTCACATGGCTCGAGAAAGTCGCCGACGAAGACTATAACGGCTGA
- a CDS encoding TetR/AcrR family transcriptional regulator: MTTSDSPEPKFRRRAEARPDEVLDAALTLFEEKGYAHTSVAQIAKTAGLSKGAVYLYFPSKQAILEGLVRRAVSPIAARAQALVELSSDDARGTLRALFSLIATSLSDPKVLAIPKVVIREAVVAPEIAAMYRREVFDHVLPAATEMVRQGIASGQLRPVDPELTLRSVIGPIVVHLLLAEIFNVVPEGGLAIDQLIENHLDILFHGVFLSTEGSTDA; encoded by the coding sequence ATGACGACCTCCGACTCGCCCGAGCCCAAATTCCGCCGTCGCGCCGAGGCGCGGCCCGACGAGGTGCTCGACGCGGCCCTCACGCTCTTCGAAGAGAAGGGATACGCCCATACGTCCGTGGCCCAGATCGCCAAGACCGCAGGGCTCTCCAAGGGGGCGGTCTACCTCTATTTCCCCTCGAAACAGGCCATTCTCGAAGGCTTGGTGCGGCGGGCTGTCTCTCCGATCGCCGCGCGGGCGCAAGCCCTTGTCGAACTGAGCTCCGACGACGCGCGCGGCACGTTGCGCGCGCTGTTCTCGCTGATAGCGACCTCGCTTTCGGACCCGAAGGTGCTGGCGATCCCCAAGGTCGTGATCCGCGAAGCCGTCGTCGCCCCCGAGATCGCCGCGATGTATCGGCGCGAGGTGTTCGACCACGTCCTGCCCGCAGCGACTGAAATGGTGCGGCAGGGCATCGCGTCAGGCCAACTACGCCCGGTCGATCCCGAACTGACCCTGCGCTCGGTCATCGGTCCGATCGTCGTGCATCTCTTGCTTGCGGAAATCTTCAACGTCGTGCCGGAGGGGGGGCTCGCGATCGACCAGTTGATCGAGAACCACCTCGATATCCTGTTCCACGGCGTTTTCCTGTCCACAGAAGGTTCGACCGATGCTTGA
- a CDS encoding HlyD family secretion protein, which produces MLDTILAWISALLAAIIPGYGDAPVPHYSGYVEGEYVYVAPSVTGRIKTLAVVEGDTVKADQFLFDMDSTKQQAAVRAAEAKIGTASANLNNLETGSRDPEIEVIKASLEQAIAHRNLAESALKRTEDLFAREIVAQAKVDVDRAALEEAEAQVAQLKAQLEVAALPARSAQLLAAQKTLEAAQADADLARSQLDDMTVAAPVEGRIETVYYKAGEVAAAGAPVLSILPPNALKVLFFLPEAERADFALGDQLEMECDGCDTGIKVTISKMASEPQYTPPIIYSREERSRLVFRAEARIPAGATLLPGQPVSLRRVK; this is translated from the coding sequence ATGCTTGATACCATCCTCGCCTGGATCAGCGCACTGCTCGCCGCGATCATTCCCGGCTACGGGGACGCCCCGGTGCCGCATTACTCGGGCTATGTCGAAGGCGAATACGTCTACGTCGCCCCGTCAGTCACCGGACGCATCAAGACGCTGGCGGTGGTGGAAGGCGACACGGTGAAGGCCGACCAGTTCCTGTTCGACATGGATTCGACCAAGCAGCAGGCTGCGGTCCGCGCCGCCGAAGCCAAGATCGGGACCGCAAGCGCCAATCTGAACAACCTCGAAACCGGCTCTCGCGATCCGGAGATCGAGGTAATCAAGGCCTCGCTGGAACAGGCCATCGCGCATCGCAATCTCGCGGAATCCGCTTTGAAGCGCACCGAAGATCTGTTCGCCCGCGAGATCGTCGCGCAGGCCAAGGTGGATGTCGACCGCGCTGCGCTCGAAGAGGCCGAGGCGCAGGTCGCCCAACTCAAGGCTCAGCTCGAAGTGGCCGCCCTGCCCGCGCGCAGCGCACAGCTTCTGGCTGCCCAGAAAACCCTCGAGGCAGCGCAGGCCGATGCCGATCTCGCGCGGTCGCAACTCGATGACATGACGGTCGCCGCGCCGGTGGAGGGGCGGATCGAGACGGTCTATTACAAGGCCGGGGAAGTGGCCGCAGCGGGGGCGCCCGTGCTGTCGATCCTGCCGCCGAACGCGCTAAAGGTCCTGTTCTTCCTGCCCGAGGCCGAGCGCGCCGACTTTGCGCTCGGCGATCAGCTGGAGATGGAATGCGACGGCTGTGACACCGGCATCAAGGTGACGATCAGCAAGATGGCTTCCGAGCCGCAATACACGCCGCCAATCATCTATTCCCGCGAAGAACGGTCGCGGCTCGTGTTCCGCGCCGAGGCGCGCATTCCTGCGGGCGCGACGCTCCTGCCCGGCCAGCCGGTCAGCCTGAGGCGAGTGAAATGA
- a CDS encoding ABC transporter permease yields MSWFSLSRFGAVLYKEFIQMRRDRMTFAMMIGIPILQLIMFGYIINSDPHHLPTLIEMADESPVARAVLSGMETSDYFKFEGIVTSAEEGDRALRDGTANFVVVIPPNFERDIVRGLSPKLLVSADASDPTAVGTAVGALSGIVDTAVKQTFEGPLAPVAGQPPPFSVVVHKQFNPAGETSLNIVPGLIAVILAMTMVLITAIAIVRETERGTMETLIATPVRPLEVMLGKILPYVVIGYIQTIVFLIAGKLLFGVPFLGSGLAFFIGFNLYIVVNLALGFLISTLVRTQMQAMQASFMTILPTILLSGFMFPYAGMPGWAQVIGAAIPATHFLRIVRKVMLKGAHLADITGDLRAILIIGVAIIVISLLRYRQTLD; encoded by the coding sequence ATGAGCTGGTTCTCTCTGTCGCGTTTCGGAGCGGTGCTCTACAAGGAATTCATCCAGATGCGGCGCGACCGGATGACCTTCGCGATGATGATCGGCATCCCGATCCTGCAGCTGATCATGTTCGGCTACATCATCAATTCCGACCCGCATCACCTGCCAACCCTGATCGAGATGGCCGACGAGAGTCCGGTGGCGCGCGCGGTGCTGTCAGGCATGGAAACCTCGGATTACTTCAAATTCGAGGGCATCGTGACCAGCGCCGAAGAGGGTGATCGCGCGCTTCGCGACGGCACCGCGAATTTCGTCGTGGTCATTCCGCCCAATTTCGAACGCGACATCGTGCGGGGCCTCTCGCCGAAGCTGCTGGTCAGCGCCGATGCCTCCGACCCGACGGCGGTGGGGACGGCCGTAGGCGCCCTGTCGGGGATCGTCGACACCGCGGTGAAGCAAACGTTCGAGGGCCCCCTCGCCCCGGTCGCGGGGCAACCGCCGCCGTTCTCGGTCGTCGTGCACAAGCAATTCAACCCGGCAGGCGAAACCTCCCTGAACATCGTGCCGGGGCTGATCGCCGTGATCCTCGCGATGACCATGGTGCTGATCACGGCCATCGCGATCGTACGAGAGACGGAGCGCGGCACGATGGAGACCCTGATCGCTACACCGGTCCGACCGCTCGAGGTGATGCTGGGCAAGATCCTGCCCTATGTTGTGATCGGCTACATCCAGACCATCGTGTTCCTGATCGCCGGGAAGCTTCTGTTCGGGGTGCCGTTCCTCGGATCGGGTCTGGCCTTCTTCATCGGCTTCAACCTCTACATCGTGGTGAACCTCGCCCTCGGCTTCCTGATCTCGACCCTCGTGCGCACCCAGATGCAGGCGATGCAGGCGAGCTTCATGACGATCCTGCCGACCATCCTGCTCTCGGGTTTCATGTTCCCCTATGCAGGCATGCCCGGCTGGGCACAGGTAATCGGCGCGGCGATCCCGGCCACGCATTTCCTGCGGATCGTGCGCAAGGTGATGCTCAAAGGCGCCCACCTGGCCGACATCACCGGCGACCTGCGCGCGATCCTGATCATCGGCGTGGCGATCATCGTCATCTCGCTGCTGCGCTACCGGCAGACGCTGGATTGA
- a CDS encoding adenosylcobalamin-dependent ribonucleoside-diphosphate reductase, giving the protein MSRFAAPIAEQIWDMKYRLKEQDGTPIDATVEDSWRRIARALAEVEDKPAKWEEKFYGALEDFKYLPAGRIAAGAGTGRAVTLFNCFVMGTIPDNMGGIFDMLKEAALTMQQGGGIGYDFSTIRPRGAEVKGVAADASGPLSFMDVWDAMCRTIMSAGSRRGAMMATMRCDHPDIESFITAKQDSARLRMFNLSVLVTDAFMEAVKADGPWDLKYGDKVYHTLNARDLWNKIMRATYDYAEPGVIFIDRINKMNNLNYVEQIAATNPCGEQPLPPYGACLLGSINLARLVTNPFEADAGLDPEQLDEMVRLAIRMMDNVVDASRFPLEQQREEAQNKRRIGLGVTGLADALLMLGLRYGSEEAAAQTEAWMKQIARASYLASVDLAKEKGPFPLFDAEKYLASGNMMQMDDDVREAIREHGIRNALLTSIAPTGTISLYAGNVSSGIEPVFAYAYKRKVLQPDGSRTEEEVVDYAVQMWRDKFGDKPLPDYFVNAQTLAPMDHVRMQAAAQKWIDSSISKTINCPEDIPFEAFKSVYMEAWDTGCKGCTTYRPNDVTGSVLSVSEKSEDAPEVDEGADVVYLTEPLDRPAALEGSTYKIKWPGSEHAIYITINDIVQGGHRRPFEVFINSKNMEHFAWTVALTRMISAVFRRGGDVSFVVEELKAVFDPRGGAWMQGKYIPSMLAAIGGVIERHMISIGFLEGEGMGLKSDPEADRMAIGEAPRGKACPSCGSYALRMVEGCMTCADCGHSKCG; this is encoded by the coding sequence ATGAGCCGTTTTGCCGCCCCGATTGCCGAACAGATCTGGGACATGAAATACCGCCTGAAAGAGCAGGACGGGACCCCGATCGACGCCACCGTGGAAGACAGCTGGCGGCGGATCGCGCGCGCCTTGGCCGAGGTCGAGGATAAGCCCGCGAAATGGGAGGAGAAATTCTACGGCGCGCTGGAAGATTTCAAATATCTCCCCGCCGGCCGGATCGCCGCAGGTGCCGGCACGGGCCGCGCCGTGACACTGTTCAACTGTTTCGTCATGGGCACGATCCCCGACAACATGGGCGGCATCTTCGACATGCTCAAGGAAGCCGCGCTGACGATGCAGCAGGGCGGGGGAATCGGCTACGACTTCTCGACCATCCGTCCGCGCGGGGCCGAGGTGAAGGGTGTCGCCGCCGATGCCTCCGGCCCGCTGAGCTTCATGGATGTCTGGGATGCGATGTGCCGCACCATCATGTCGGCGGGCTCGCGCCGTGGCGCGATGATGGCGACGATGCGCTGCGATCACCCCGATATCGAGAGCTTCATCACCGCCAAGCAGGATTCGGCCCGTCTACGGATGTTCAACCTGTCCGTGCTGGTGACCGACGCGTTCATGGAGGCCGTGAAGGCGGATGGTCCGTGGGATCTGAAATACGGAGACAAGGTCTATCACACGCTGAACGCCCGCGATCTGTGGAACAAGATCATGCGCGCAACCTATGACTACGCCGAGCCGGGCGTGATCTTCATCGACCGCATCAACAAGATGAACAACCTCAACTATGTCGAGCAGATCGCCGCGACCAACCCCTGCGGCGAGCAGCCCCTGCCGCCTTATGGCGCGTGCCTGCTGGGCTCGATCAACCTCGCGCGGCTCGTGACGAACCCGTTCGAGGCGGATGCCGGGCTGGATCCCGAGCAGCTCGACGAGATGGTGCGCCTTGCGATCCGCATGATGGACAACGTGGTCGATGCCTCGCGCTTCCCGCTGGAGCAGCAGCGCGAAGAGGCGCAGAACAAGCGCCGCATCGGGCTGGGTGTGACCGGTCTGGCCGACGCGCTCCTGATGCTGGGCCTGCGCTATGGCTCGGAAGAGGCCGCGGCACAAACCGAAGCCTGGATGAAGCAGATCGCGCGGGCGAGCTATCTCGCCTCGGTCGATCTCGCGAAGGAGAAGGGGCCGTTCCCGCTGTTCGACGCCGAGAAGTACCTCGCCTCGGGCAACATGATGCAGATGGATGACGACGTGCGCGAAGCGATCCGCGAGCACGGCATCCGCAATGCGCTGCTGACCTCCATCGCGCCCACGGGCACGATCTCGCTCTACGCGGGCAACGTCTCCAGCGGCATCGAGCCGGTCTTCGCCTATGCCTACAAGCGCAAGGTGCTTCAGCCCGACGGTTCGCGCACCGAGGAAGAAGTGGTCGATTACGCGGTGCAGATGTGGCGCGACAAGTTCGGAGACAAACCGCTGCCCGACTATTTCGTCAATGCCCAGACGCTCGCGCCGATGGACCACGTCCGGATGCAGGCGGCGGCGCAGAAATGGATCGACAGCTCGATCTCCAAGACCATCAACTGCCCCGAGGATATCCCCTTCGAGGCGTTCAAATCGGTCTATATGGAAGCTTGGGACACCGGCTGCAAAGGTTGCACCACCTACCGTCCGAACGACGTCACCGGCTCGGTTCTCAGCGTTTCCGAGAAGTCCGAAGACGCGCCGGAAGTCGATGAGGGCGCCGATGTGGTCTACCTGACCGAGCCGCTGGACCGTCCCGCGGCGCTCGAAGGCTCGACCTACAAGATCAAGTGGCCGGGCTCGGAGCACGCGATCTACATCACGATTAACGACATCGTCCAAGGCGGCCATCGCCGTCCCTTCGAGGTCTTCATCAACTCAAAGAACATGGAGCATTTCGCCTGGACCGTGGCGCTGACCCGGATGATCTCGGCGGTGTTCCGGCGCGGTGGCGATGTCTCCTTCGTGGTCGAGGAGCTGAAAGCCGTGTTCGATCCGCGCGGTGGCGCTTGGATGCAGGGCAAATACATCCCCTCCATGCTCGCGGCGATCGGCGGCGTCATCGAGCGTCACATGATCTCCATCGGCTTCCTCGAAGGCGAGGGCATGGGCCTGAAATCCGACCCCGAGGCCGACCGTATGGCCATCGGCGAAGCCCCCCGCGGCAAGGCCTGCCCGTCCTGCGGCTCCTACGCCCTCCGGATGGTCGAAGGCTGCATGACCTGCGCCGATTGCGGCCATTCGAAATGCGGCTGA
- a CDS encoding DUF1489 family protein, whose translation MGDKVVNLIKLCVGAEKVEDLIAWQASRYGKGPAMHVTRMWPKRADEILNGGSLYWVFKGAVLARQRILELSEVMGADGIARCAIVLDREVIRTEALSRRPFQGWRYLSPEDAPRDLPKGRAREEALPRELAVALSEIGLR comes from the coding sequence ATGGGTGACAAAGTGGTGAATCTGATAAAACTGTGCGTCGGTGCCGAGAAGGTCGAAGACCTGATCGCGTGGCAGGCCAGCCGTTATGGCAAAGGGCCGGCGATGCATGTCACGCGCATGTGGCCGAAACGCGCGGACGAAATCCTCAACGGCGGGTCGCTGTACTGGGTCTTCAAGGGCGCGGTGCTGGCGCGCCAGCGCATTCTGGAACTGTCCGAGGTGATGGGCGCGGACGGGATCGCGCGCTGCGCCATCGTGCTCGACCGCGAGGTGATCCGCACAGAGGCTCTATCGCGTCGCCCCTTCCAGGGCTGGCGTTATCTCAGCCCCGAGGATGCACCCCGCGATCTGCCCAAGGGCCGTGCCCGCGAAGAGGCTCTGCCCCGCGAGCTTGCCGTGGCGCTCTCGGAAATCGGCCTGCGCTAA
- the pgi gene encoding glucose-6-phosphate isomerase: MTIWQDLLDKAQSVQSREIAELFEKDNRASGFSRETGPFLFDFSKTNIDSETLDLLVKLAEEKGVAARAEAMFTGEKINDTEGRAVLHTALRNLDTDVFVDGENVMPEVRATYARMEAFARDVREGKFKGEGGKITDVVNIGIGGSDLGPAMATLALAPYHDGPRCHFVSNVDGAHIHDTLAGLSPETTLVIVASKTFTTIETMTNAETAKRWMAEKVADPAQQFAALSTAADKTAAFGIDEARVFGFADWVGGRYSMWGPIGLSLMIAIGPEDFADFLKGAAKMDAHFRAADYKDNLPVLLALVGIWHNQFCDYATRAVLPYDQRLARLPAYLQQLEMESNGKRVSMDGKNLPYNSGPVVWGEPGTNGQHAFYQLIHQGTRVIPCEFMVAAEGHEPDLAHQHMLLVANCLAQSEALMRGRSLAEATEIMRKKGFEGDELDRQARHRVFPGSRPSTTLLYPKLTPEVFGGIVALYEHRVFVEGVILGINSFDQWGVELGKELALALAPVLKGEDAGEGKDGSTRQLVARVQSLRG; this comes from the coding sequence ATGACCATCTGGCAAGACCTCCTCGACAAGGCGCAATCCGTGCAGTCCCGCGAAATCGCGGAATTGTTCGAAAAGGACAATCGCGCGTCCGGTTTCAGCCGCGAAACCGGGCCATTCCTGTTCGATTTCTCCAAGACCAACATCGACTCGGAAACGCTCGACCTGCTGGTGAAGCTGGCCGAGGAGAAGGGCGTCGCGGCCCGCGCGGAAGCGATGTTCACCGGTGAGAAAATCAACGACACGGAAGGCCGCGCGGTGCTGCATACCGCGCTGCGCAATCTCGACACGGACGTGTTCGTCGATGGCGAGAACGTCATGCCCGAGGTCCGCGCAACCTATGCCCGTATGGAAGCGTTCGCCCGCGACGTTCGCGAGGGCAAGTTCAAGGGGGAGGGCGGCAAGATCACCGATGTGGTCAATATCGGCATCGGCGGCTCGGACCTTGGCCCGGCGATGGCGACGCTGGCGCTTGCGCCTTATCACGACGGTCCCCGCTGCCATTTCGTGTCCAATGTGGACGGGGCGCATATCCATGACACGCTGGCAGGTCTGAGCCCGGAAACGACGCTGGTGATCGTCGCCTCCAAGACCTTCACCACGATCGAGACGATGACCAACGCCGAGACGGCGAAGCGCTGGATGGCCGAGAAGGTCGCGGACCCGGCGCAGCAATTCGCAGCGCTCTCGACCGCTGCCGACAAGACCGCCGCCTTCGGCATCGACGAGGCACGCGTCTTCGGGTTCGCCGATTGGGTTGGCGGGCGCTATTCGATGTGGGGGCCGATCGGGCTGTCGCTGATGATTGCGATCGGGCCGGAGGATTTCGCAGATTTTCTCAAAGGCGCCGCTAAGATGGATGCCCATTTCCGCGCCGCCGATTACAAGGACAACCTGCCGGTTCTGCTGGCGCTGGTGGGTATCTGGCACAACCAGTTCTGCGACTACGCCACCCGTGCGGTTCTGCCCTATGATCAAAGGCTTGCGCGGCTGCCGGCCTATCTTCAGCAACTGGAGATGGAGAGCAACGGCAAGCGCGTGAGCATGGATGGCAAGAACCTGCCTTACAATTCGGGCCCCGTCGTCTGGGGCGAGCCGGGCACCAACGGCCAGCACGCATTCTACCAGCTGATTCACCAGGGTACGCGGGTCATTCCCTGCGAATTCATGGTCGCGGCCGAGGGGCATGAGCCCGATCTGGCGCATCAGCACATGTTGCTCGTGGCCAACTGCCTTGCCCAATCCGAGGCGCTGATGCGGGGGCGCTCGCTCGCCGAGGCGACCGAGATCATGCGCAAGAAAGGCTTCGAGGGCGATGAGCTGGACCGTCAGGCGCGGCACCGCGTCTTCCCGGGCTCGCGGCCATCGACGACGCTGCTCTATCCGAAACTGACCCCCGAGGTCTTCGGCGGGATCGTCGCGCTTTACGAGCATCGCGTCTTCGTCGAGGGCGTGATCCTCGGCATCAACAGCTTCGACCAATGGGGCGTGGAGTTGGGCAAGGAACTGGCGCTTGCGCTTGCGCCGGTGCTCAAAGGCGAGGATGCGGGAGAGGGCAAGGACGGCTCGACCCGGCAGCTTGTCGCCCGGGTCCAGTCGCTGCGCGGCTGA
- the pgl gene encoding 6-phosphogluconolactonase — MNFESYPDREMLMMGLADRIASQLRAAINNEGRATLSVPGGSTPGPIFDILSDIDLDWSKVAVLLNDERWVPETSERSNTRLIRARLLTGRAAAATLVPLYAEAEQPEDKMTELAAGIEPHLPISVLLLGMGADMHTASLFPGADRLKEALSNEAPILLPMRAEAAGEPRITLSAPVLRDAMHTHILITGPEKRAAIEAAEKLPVEQAPVRAVLKDATVHWAE, encoded by the coding sequence ATGAATTTCGAAAGTTACCCCGATCGCGAGATGCTTATGATGGGGCTTGCGGACCGCATCGCGAGCCAGCTTCGCGCGGCAATCAACAACGAGGGCCGCGCGACCTTGTCGGTGCCGGGCGGCTCCACGCCCGGACCGATATTCGACATTCTCTCGGATATCGATCTGGACTGGTCCAAGGTCGCGGTGCTGCTCAATGACGAGCGTTGGGTGCCCGAAACCTCGGAGCGGTCGAATACGCGCCTGATCCGCGCGCGGCTCCTGACGGGCCGGGCGGCGGCGGCGACGCTGGTGCCGCTCTATGCCGAAGCGGAGCAGCCCGAGGACAAAATGACGGAACTGGCTGCCGGGATCGAGCCGCATCTGCCGATCTCCGTCCTGCTTCTGGGTATGGGCGCGGATATGCATACGGCGAGCCTGTTCCCCGGTGCCGACCGCCTGAAAGAGGCGTTGTCGAACGAGGCGCCGATCCTGTTGCCGATGCGCGCCGAAGCTGCGGGCGAGCCGCGTATCACGCTCTCGGCACCGGTGCTGCGCGATGCGATGCACACGCATATCCTGATCACCGGGCCGGAGAAGCGCGCGGCGATCGAAGCGGCGGAAAAGCTCCCCGTGGAACAGGCGCCGGTGCGCGCCGTTCTCAAGGACGCGACCGTGCACTGGGCTGAATAA